DNA sequence from the bacterium genome:
ATCATCGTGTCGCCAACAGTCGCGACGGCAATCACCTTACCATGACGCGCCTTGATTTCCTCAATGTTGGAAACCATTTTTTCATACAGCGCATTTTTTGTGACAATGGCGACGGTCGGAAACCGGTCATCAATCAAGGCAATTGGGCCGTGCTTCATCTCTCCTCCGGCATACCCTTCGGCGTGTACGTATGAAATTTCCTTGAGCTTCAGGGCGCCCTCCAGCGCCACCGGATAATTATATCCACGCCCGAGATAGAAAAAATCCTTATAGGACGCGTAACGCTTCGCGAGATGCATAATCTTATCCGCCTCGCCCAACACTGTTGCGATTTTTTTCGGAATCTTTCCCAATTCGGCGGCAAGTCGCTTCGCCGCAATAGTTTTCTTCCCGAGCATCAGCGCCATGAGCGTCAAGACGGTCAGCTGTGAGAGGAACGCTTTTGTGGAAGCGACGCCAATTTCCGGACCGGCGTGATTATATACTCCCGCGGTTGTTTCCCGCGCGATGCTTGAACCCACGACGTTCACGAGCCCCAGCGTCAAGCACTTCCGCGCGTTCGCCTTGCGCAATGCCGCTAACGTATCCGCCGTCTCACCCGACTGCGAGATAAACAGATATGCCGCGTTTTTCATTGGCGCGTCGTTTTTGTACCGATACTCGGAGGCAAGCGCCGTTTCCGTGGGCACGCCGAAAAATTCTTCAAACAACAGCTCTCCTACCATTCCGGCGTTATACGAAGTGCCACAGGCAATAATCTCCAATGCGCTTTTCTTGCGCAGCTCACTTACGATTTCCTCCAAACCGCCGAGCTTTACGGCGCCGGTTGCGGCGTTCAGCCGTCCACGCATGGCGGCCGCAACCACCTCCGGTCCCTCAAAGATTTCTTTGAGCATAAAATGCGGATATGCGCCTTTTTTGACTGTCTCGGGATCAATATCTAAAAGCTCAATCTTAGGCTTGGACGGATGCACCGCATAACCCTTCGGCGTCAATGTTCCCCGCTGGCCGTCTTTCAAATACACGACTTCGCGCGCAACACCCGCAAGCGCCGTCGGATCTGACGCAAGAAAAAATTCTCCTTTCCCTAAACCCAACACCAGCGGACTTCCGAACCGCGCGAAATAAATCGTACCGGGTTCTCCCGCGTGTACCACCGCCAACGCGTATGCGCCGCGGATTTCGCCGAGCGCGCCATCAAACGCCCGCTCAACATTCTTCTCACGCTTCAAGCGCTCTTCAATAAGATGCGCGACAACCTCCGTATCAGTTTCGGACGTGAATGTATGCCCTTTGCGTTGTAGTAATTCTTTAAGTTCACGGTAATTTTCAATAATGCCATTATGCACGACAAACACTTTTCCGCTACAGTCCGCGTGCGGGTGCGCGTTTTTTTCCGTCGGCGCTCCGTGCGTTGCCCAGCGCGTGTGCCCGATGACCGCGGTGCCGATTTCCGCGACTGTTTCCCCTAACGTG
Encoded proteins:
- the glmS gene encoding glutamine--fructose-6-phosphate transaminase (isomerizing) is translated as MCGIAGYTGSKNGLPIVLNSLRRLEYRGYDSAGVVFGANGGLRAVKAVGKLGVLEDTLGETVAEIGTAVIGHTRWATHGAPTEKNAHPHADCSGKVFVVHNGIIENYRELKELLQRKGHTFTSETDTEVVAHLIEERLKREKNVERAFDGALGEIRGAYALAVVHAGEPGTIYFARFGSPLVLGLGKGEFFLASDPTALAGVAREVVYLKDGQRGTLTPKGYAVHPSKPKIELLDIDPETVKKGAYPHFMLKEIFEGPEVVAAAMRGRLNAATGAVKLGGLEEIVSELRKKSALEIIACGTSYNAGMVGELLFEEFFGVPTETALASEYRYKNDAPMKNAAYLFISQSGETADTLAALRKANARKCLTLGLVNVVGSSIARETTAGVYNHAGPEIGVASTKAFLSQLTVLTLMALMLGKKTIAAKRLAAELGKIPKKIATVLGEADKIMHLAKRYASYKDFFYLGRGYNYPVALEGALKLKEISYVHAEGYAGGEMKHGPIALIDDRFPTVAIVTKNALYEKMVSNIEEIKARHGKVIAVATVGDTMIRKLADDVIYVPPTVTQLEPMVNVVPMQLFAYAVGVGKGYNVDTPRNLAKSVTVE